The following are encoded together in the Macadamia integrifolia cultivar HAES 741 chromosome 10, SCU_Mint_v3, whole genome shotgun sequence genome:
- the LOC122090711 gene encoding protein IQ-DOMAIN 19-like isoform X1 has protein sequence MGKASKWIKSFLNGGKKDKDKDKDKDKEKEKEKEKEKNCSSQSQPSSIAIENPTTPITNPPSTPKEKRRWSFRRSSATAMATKDFNSTDMVVSTTATTDVMVEAENEQKKHAMAVAVATAAAADAAVAAAQAAAAVIRLTNAPTPARTVVIEEAAAIRIQSAFRSYLAKRALCALRGLVKLQALVRGHLVRKQATATLRCMQALIIVQARARAQRLRMADEPQPITQRQSIHRKSSQDIRLRQSYSEMDRGLEENIKIVEMDIGQQRGTSKSRNSYSVSNHSQERIDPRFSAYYPSNSANTKQDQIQVSPAPSAFIEMSPRACSGHFEEYSFATAQSSPQYYSAVSKLDPTRAPYASPRHEYADSASTDYPFHPNYMANTESSRAKARSHSAPKQRPESYERQPSRRRASMEGRNIPRGVRMQRSSSHVGSTAHGFQYPWSIKLDRSTVSLKDSECGSTSTVLTNTNYCRSLVPYEVCFLPKL, from the exons ATGGGGAAGGCTAGCAAATGGATCAAAAGCTTCTTGAATGGGGGGAAGAAAGACAAGGACAAGGACAAGGACAAGgacaaggagaaggagaaggagaaggagaaggagaagaactgtAGTAGTCAGAGTCAACCCTCTTCCATTGCAATTGAGAATCCCACAACACCCATTACAAATCCACCTTCCACTCCTAAGGAGAAACGAAGATGGAGTTTCAGGAGATCGTCGGCCACAGCTATGGCTACCAAGGATTTCAATTCTACAGATATGGTTGTTTCCACCACTGCAACAACAGATGTAATGGTGGAAGCTGAGAATGAGCAGAAGAAGCATGCCATGGCTGTCGCCGTAGCTACGGCTGCAGCTGCCGACGCAGCTGTGGCGGCAGCCCAGGCAGCAGCCGCCGTTATCCGCCTTACCAATGCTCCTACTCCGGCTAGAACAGTTGTAATTGAAGAAGCCGCCGCCATCAGGATTCAATCTGCCTTCCGTTCTTACCTG GCAAAGAGAGCATTATGTGCGTTGAGAGGATTAGTGAAGTTGCAGGCGCTGGTGAGGGGTCACCTGGTGAGAAAACAAGCCACTGCTACCCTCCGGTGTATGCAGGCATTGATTATAGTTCAGGCAAGAGCTCGAGCTCAGCGGCTCCGGATGGCAGATGAACCACAACCCATTACTCAGAGGCAATCAATTCATAGAAAATCCTCGCAGGACATCCGGCTGAGACAATCATACAGC GAGATGGATAGAGGCCTGGAGGAGAACATTAAGATTGTAGAGATGGATATTGGCCAACAAAGGGGAACCTCAAAGAGCAGGAATAGCTACTCTGTTTCTAACCACTCACAAGAACGAATAGATCCAAGATTCTCTGCGTATTATCCAAGCAATAGTGCAAACACAAAGCAAGATCAAATCCAGGTCTCACCTGCTCCATCGGCATTCATTGAGATGAGTCCACGAGCTTGCAGTGGTCATTTTGAGGAGTATTCATTCGCTACAGCACAAAGCAGTCCTCAATACTATTCGGCCGTATCCAAATTGGACCCAACAAGAGCTCCTTATGCTTCCCCTCGACATGAATATGCAGACTCTGCATCCACTGATTACCCATTCCATCCAAATTACATGGCCAACACAGAATCGTCCAGAGCTAAAGCAAGGTCACACAGTGCACCAAAGCAACGACCTGAATCATATGAGAGACAACCCAGCAGGAGGAGGGCATCAATGGAAGGAAGAAATATTCCCAGGGGTGTTCGGATGCAGAGGTCATCTTCACATGTAGGATCCACTGCTCATGGCTTCCAATATCCATGGTCAATCAAGCTTGATAGATCCACTGTGTCACTCAAGGATAGTGAGTGTGGTTCCACAAGTACAGTGCTGACAAATACCAATTACTGCAGATCTCTTGTTCCATATGAGGTTTGTTTTTTACCCAAATTATAA
- the LOC122090711 gene encoding protein IQ-DOMAIN 19-like isoform X2, giving the protein MGKASKWIKSFLNGGKKDKDKDKDKDKEKEKEKEKEKNCSSQSQPSSIAIENPTTPITNPPSTPKEKRRWSFRRSSATAMATKDFNSTDMVVSTTATTDVMVEAENEQKKHAMAVAVATAAAADAAVAAAQAAAAVIRLTNAPTPARTVVIEEAAAIRIQSAFRSYLAKRALCALRGLVKLQALVRGHLVRKQATATLRCMQALIIVQARARAQRLRMADEPQPITQRQSIHRKSSQDIRLRQSYSEMDRGLEENIKIVEMDIGQQRGTSKSRNSYSVSNHSQERIDPRFSAYYPSNSANTKQDQIQVSPAPSAFIEMSPRACSGHFEEYSFATAQSSPQYYSAVSKLDPTRAPYASPRHEYADSASTDYPFHPNYMANTESSRAKARSHSAPKQRPESYERQPSRRRASMEGRNIPRGVRMQRSSSHVGSTAHGFQYPWSIKLDRSTVSLKDSECGSTSTVLTNTNYCRSLVPYETCS; this is encoded by the exons ATGGGGAAGGCTAGCAAATGGATCAAAAGCTTCTTGAATGGGGGGAAGAAAGACAAGGACAAGGACAAGGACAAGgacaaggagaaggagaaggagaaggagaaggagaagaactgtAGTAGTCAGAGTCAACCCTCTTCCATTGCAATTGAGAATCCCACAACACCCATTACAAATCCACCTTCCACTCCTAAGGAGAAACGAAGATGGAGTTTCAGGAGATCGTCGGCCACAGCTATGGCTACCAAGGATTTCAATTCTACAGATATGGTTGTTTCCACCACTGCAACAACAGATGTAATGGTGGAAGCTGAGAATGAGCAGAAGAAGCATGCCATGGCTGTCGCCGTAGCTACGGCTGCAGCTGCCGACGCAGCTGTGGCGGCAGCCCAGGCAGCAGCCGCCGTTATCCGCCTTACCAATGCTCCTACTCCGGCTAGAACAGTTGTAATTGAAGAAGCCGCCGCCATCAGGATTCAATCTGCCTTCCGTTCTTACCTG GCAAAGAGAGCATTATGTGCGTTGAGAGGATTAGTGAAGTTGCAGGCGCTGGTGAGGGGTCACCTGGTGAGAAAACAAGCCACTGCTACCCTCCGGTGTATGCAGGCATTGATTATAGTTCAGGCAAGAGCTCGAGCTCAGCGGCTCCGGATGGCAGATGAACCACAACCCATTACTCAGAGGCAATCAATTCATAGAAAATCCTCGCAGGACATCCGGCTGAGACAATCATACAGC GAGATGGATAGAGGCCTGGAGGAGAACATTAAGATTGTAGAGATGGATATTGGCCAACAAAGGGGAACCTCAAAGAGCAGGAATAGCTACTCTGTTTCTAACCACTCACAAGAACGAATAGATCCAAGATTCTCTGCGTATTATCCAAGCAATAGTGCAAACACAAAGCAAGATCAAATCCAGGTCTCACCTGCTCCATCGGCATTCATTGAGATGAGTCCACGAGCTTGCAGTGGTCATTTTGAGGAGTATTCATTCGCTACAGCACAAAGCAGTCCTCAATACTATTCGGCCGTATCCAAATTGGACCCAACAAGAGCTCCTTATGCTTCCCCTCGACATGAATATGCAGACTCTGCATCCACTGATTACCCATTCCATCCAAATTACATGGCCAACACAGAATCGTCCAGAGCTAAAGCAAGGTCACACAGTGCACCAAAGCAACGACCTGAATCATATGAGAGACAACCCAGCAGGAGGAGGGCATCAATGGAAGGAAGAAATATTCCCAGGGGTGTTCGGATGCAGAGGTCATCTTCACATGTAGGATCCACTGCTCATGGCTTCCAATATCCATGGTCAATCAAGCTTGATAGATCCACTGTGTCACTCAAGGATAGTGAGTGTGGTTCCACAAGTACAGTGCTGACAAATACCAATTACTGCAGATCTCTTGTTCCATATGAG ACTTGCAGTTAG
- the LOC122092270 gene encoding serine/threonine-protein kinase Nek2-like, giving the protein WTESNCVKKTRFSEPEDVHLVKDRENKYSFSNERILNPNVSGSEQESLCSTERVQEFPSYLNEMLGELSAGSTHEEIDVYKPKTVKTSNVAKTPRMTPAKASATKRRTEAPTTTQIRPSRESLPASRTPANKSVQQIRRASLPFLARASPVESPCRSNANLLGQMNSPDVSVNAPRIDKMVEFPLASSEDPFFHIRRTLSPSAHGSSSTSPHCGDRSLTKDKCTVQIQDIPLARASFSDAWHGIRYKTYQLGVEGGSECSDRNPTAGASGWTSPDYLQRRFDTSSYQQRAEALEGLLEFSAQLLHQERFEELGVLLKPFGPGKVSSRETAIWLTKSFKETTMRQED; this is encoded by the exons TGGACTGAATCCAATTGTGTGAAGAAAACAAGATTTTCTGAACCAGAAGATGTTCATCTTGTCAAGGATAGGGAGAACAAATATTCATTCAGCAATGAAAGGATCTTGAACCCAAATGTATCTGGTTCCGAGCAAGAATCTCTTTGTTCTACTGAAAGAGTACAGGAGTTCCCAAGTTACCTGAATGAAATGCTGGGAGAATTATCAGCTGGAAGCACCCATGAAGAGATTGATGTCTACAAGCCAAAAACTGTAAAGACATCAAATGTTGCAAAGACCCCTAGAATGACTCCAGCTAAAGCTTCTGCAACAAAGAGACGGACGGAGGCACCAACGACAACCCAAATTCGTCCTAGTCGTGAATCG CTTCCTGCATCAAGAACGCCAGCAAATAAATCAGTTCAGCAAATACGGAGAGCCTCACTGCCTTTTCTTGCTAGAGCTTCACCTGTGGAATCCCCTTGCAGATCCAATGCTAATCTCCTTGGGCAAATGAACTCCCCAGATGTCTCTGTAAATGCTCCACGAATTGACAAGATGGTTGAGTTTCCATTGGCCTCATCTGAGGACCCATTCTTTCACATCCGTAGAACTTTGTCACCGTCTGCACATGGCTCTTCCTCTACCTCACCACATTGTGGTGACCGTTCCCTCACCAAAGACAAGTGTACAGTCCAAATACAGGATATACCGTTAGCAAGGGCAAGCTTCAGTGATGCATGGCATGGAATTCGATACAAAACATATCAGTTAGGTGTGGAAGGTGGAAGTGAATGCTCAGACAGGAACCCAACTGCTGGAGCATCAGGCTGGACCTCACCTGACTATCTGCAGCGTCGGTTTGACACCTCGTCATACCAGCAACGAGCTGAGGCATTGGAAGGTTTGCTTGAATTCAGTGCACAATTATTGCATCAAGAGAGGTTTGAAGAGCTTGGAGTTTTATTGAAGCCATTTGGGCCTGGGAAGGTTTCTTCTAGGGAGACTGCTATCTGGTTAACTAAGAGCTTTAAGGAGACTACTATGAGACAGGAAGATTAA